Sequence from the Eleutherodactylus coqui strain aEleCoq1 chromosome 13, aEleCoq1.hap1, whole genome shotgun sequence genome:
CGGTCTAGTGCAAGTACAACTGTCGGAAGAGACTATCTGATTGGCTACCATAATGAACCCATTACTGGAATTTGGTCTAAATGGTTCTTAAAAGGGACACAATATGGAAATACAGGTCAACCAATCCCAAacaagcaaagaagaaaaaaagcaaacatttttttcctgcatttctTGACTGGATCCCATCCCATTTTTTGGGACAGTTCTCACATGCagtgtaatccccccccccccccaccccatcctATAAAAACtactgtttgtggcaaaaagacCAAAAATTCCAGCTTAGAAGACACTTTGTTGGGCAGCTACCACTGGAGTTGGCCATGCAGGTCCGCCATCAGCATAGAAACAGAGTCAAATACATTGTTGCAATATTTAAAAATGCTAATTCTGTAGACTTTTTAAATGGCGTCCCTTTAACAACGGCTTTACAATACacaggtggggggaggggggataacTTTACATTGCTGAATTTCAAAGGACTGATACTGTTACAAACCTTGTTCGAAAACTTTACGTCTTTTTATGGCCCAATCGAATGAATTGTGCCACTTCCTGCcacaaaatagtattttttttaagggtttttaAAAACTTTGACAAATCTAAAAATAGCAATTGATGGGTCTTTTTGGAATGTGAATTTAGATATTTTTGGGCTTTACTGCTGCAGTATCATTCCTACATAATTCAGCAATTTCTTTAGTGACATCACCATTTCATATCGACCAATACACATAGTATATAGTTACTATAATCTCCAGTAGCAAAGTATAACAAAATAATCGGACAAGGTATCGGTATGCACTTTTTTTTGGCTCAGTAGGGGCAATCAAACACCTCCAATTTGCGACTTACAAAATCTACCACAGTTTTCAGCCGATCTGGCAATAGGATATGTGCATTATAAACAAGGCTTCTATGGAACCTTGGGAACAGTCCAATGCTTTGCATAACAAGCACCATACAGAACGAGGCACATTATATATAGGATTTAGAGAGAAGGATGGGGGACATCGTGAAAGTGTAATACCCCTCGGGCCTGGGTCTCTGCACATAAGGAAGGGTAACAGACTTCTTATACCCCCCTAAGAGACAGCTAGGCTTGGTTTAACCCGGCCaccacccctcatcactgaaggCGTTTGTAAGGCACTAAATCGACATGACACCAAAATAAATCCCAATTAACACCTATAGATGCTTGTATCATACAAAGACGCCAGGATCGCCTCAGCAGGCGCCCAAAGTTtttctgttgttgttgttttcCTCTGTAAACATAGGATTCTCTCAAAATCTTTGGGGcgggaaaaaatccaatttttcaaaaatgtataatttgtggactagttaaaaggaaaaaaaaaaaaaaaaaacaccaaaaaacagtatagtttaaaaaaaaaaacagaaaacccaAAACGATACTTATTGCCTTATTACTCTTGGTTTTATTTTCAGTCCACTCACCGAGGTTGCTGCTGGTTTGAGTTCACTTTGTAAGGACTTTTTTTTTCGTAAAATCTTGTGCAAAAATCGAGAAACCCCTACAGGAAGAACACTGTCCCACAATGCTTAGCCATCCCCCAAAAACATCAGAAGATGGCGGGCGTGTTTGTAGAAGAACACCAACCCAACTTTgtaaactttttgtttttcttaaccCACGCTTTGTAAAAATCACACTTTTTTTATATACACAAAACACACAATCGCCCAACCCTTTAAGAAAATTGTTCATCACCAGGAACAGATGGAAGGGATGTCCACCGGCTGAGCATGCTAGGATTTGTAGTCCTACAACAAAAGGACAAGCAAAATGGAATTTACCAGTcatgtggagcaaaaaaaaaaaaaaaaaaaaaagcttcaaatACTCACTTTAGCTGTTCAAGTCTGAGGAAGCATTTATAAAGTTGCAGAAttgttaaccttttttttttctgatattgAAAGAAATATTGAAAAAAGTAAATAATTTTTTGCCTTTAccatttttggaatttttttggaaaagtcaGAATAGGAAAACTTGCAAAGTTCTGAATTGGAGTTTTTCCTTTAAGGGGAAAATATTCTGCACAATTACATTTCTGCCCCCCATTGGTCGGAAATGATCATTTTTCTTACAAtttaagaaacaaacaaaaaaaaaacaaaaaactcctaCAAATTATTAGAAgctgtatataaaaaatataaaaatctgtCTGTAGAGACTTCCCGATTTCAGGGGTAAGAGGTAAGCTGGGACAGTGTTTAATACGTAGCTGTGAAGCATCGCTGGCCATGTGAGGTGCGCGGGGCtggtttgttgattttttttgctttttaaggtCTTAATTAACATTTCTGGCTGAAGTGCAATTTCGCTAAAGAGAAGAAAAATATCTTGTCATTTTGAGCTCACAGAGATATAGATTTCGGATGAAATCTCGATCCAGTTCACTTGGAAGGTCTGTTAATCACTATAATTAGCAGTTAGACGAGTTAATTTATGCCGTGCTTGACCCATTGACTCCAATCTGGTGTGAAAAGCTTAAGCGGTGTCCTAGCGAGATACATCATTTCGGTAGTGATAGTGGCATAGCGAACTAATAGCGGTTTGACTACCCCATCTACTGTGCTACTAGGGGGCTGGAAGTTGTACAATAAGAAGTTCCTTAACTTTATCGTGCCCCACTGGAAAGTCACCACAATTAACAGAtaaaaaggcagaaaaaaaaggggtggagcaaactcAAATAGCAAAAAAAAGTCCGACTTCCAGGCGTAAACCCAGGACTAGGGCTTTATGGTAGGTAAGAGTCAATAGAGGAGGTGCTGCCATCCAGATGAACTCTCCTACTAGATGAGCAAAATGGGTGGATGAACCAAAGGACTGGTGTATCACGCCAAAGACAAGTAGTGGGACAAGTAATGTAGACGCCTCTTTGCtttcatttaattaaaaaatgcgAGCCCCTTCATCAGTCGTCTGGGGGTGGGTACTAGCTCATCTGTATGTACCCAATGGGATTGGCAGGAGTATCAATAGGTAGGGAAGCCTATCGGCAGTCCGGTAGGGCGGAGCACAAAGAAAACTCCCAATACAACAGAAATGTTCTTCGTATAACAGGCTCCAACCACTTTGACAACCCGCATTGATCAGGCCAACTATAGCCAGTATCTTATCGCAGCATCTGTAGACCTTTTTTTGAGGTTCTATCCTAGTTTTTTGAAGAGTCTTAAACTTTAATTATTTTAGTGCTGAAGAATTGAACAAAatcgggatttttttttttttccaaaaagttgTAATTTGTTTTTGTGATTTCTAGGAATTTTTGTAGTCTGAAAAAAAGACCAATTGCGACCTTCAGCTCCACCGCCACCCCTCCTGTTAAGGGGTCAGATCTATTTTTATAATGGTTGCTTGCCGCTCCACCCCCTAGGAAAATGGTGAAGTTGCATTTACCCCATAATTTTGTCTCGACTTGCCGGTGTTGCCCTGAATTCCTAGCTTTGGAAGATACGAGATCCATTAGACAGGACTTTATGCTCAACCGAAATACAAGCCTTTTTCTTGGTTTTAAAAACACAGGGGAAATTATTTTTGTTAATCAGAACATTGTTACAAATTTCaagtgtttttgaaaaatgttaaatTGTAAATTACAAGGGGTAGTTATATCGGAGACCCCGATCACTTCCACCATCAACTGGTCGCTGGGTTTGTGCTGCACAGGTTAAGTAAATTCCATTAATTTCTTAGAGTCACGGATACAGggtagcacaaaaaaaaaacaacctaaaagCTGTACGTGAAGAGGTGAGGCAAGACCGGGTCAGTGGACCCTTGAGCCGGagatagacatttatggcatatcccgtGGCTATgctgtgcaatgtacggagctgtctgcttcccggGGCAAAACAGACAAAATGGGACAACCTGTTTAAAAAGAGAACAAAAACACCAACTCTAAGAGACTCCCACGTCCCATCCCACCAAGTGTCCATTGCCCAAGTCACATCCGCCATAAAGAGCTATAGACTTGCCACTGCCAAAAGTTCCTACAACTTCCAGGATATTTGGGAAACCTTTTACAGTGGGGTCTTGTATTGTTGGGTCACAAGCAAAAGGGGCGATTCtgaattagaaaaacattgcaaaaaaacaaaaccacaaaaGCACATCCCTCCACGGGTTTGTATGGTTAATAAAGCTTCAAGCCATTTGACTTTAATGAAGGGGAGCGGTAGTACtagacaacccatggacaggtgtgtcGGTACCTCTAGAAGAAAACAGTCATATCTTAATCCTGTATAACACCGTTAAACACAATGCCAAGTGGCTGCCAGCGAGCCAAGCCTTTGGCATTGTGCAGGAACGATATGCTTCTTGTCAATCTGTTaagacctttaaaaaagaaaagaaaaaacagaatCGCGTAACAGAAGCTCCTAAATCATTAATTTTTTCCAATTAAGATCAGTAAATTGGCCCGAATGTGGCTTCTGGTCTAACAGGAATGTATAAGCGGTGCAGGTTGGGTCAGAAAGTGCCGCCTGTTGTGAATGTGTAAAAAAGGTTATATAGCCTTAGAATCAAGACAAATGTAATACTCCCCTATCCCAGCGGCTCCCTGTCCAGCACGGCAGCGCTAGTGCCCACCGCATGGAACCCAGGAGAAGCGGCACGCGATCATGTGCCatgcattgtgcatgtgacccgtCACAGGCTTTAGTGGCCATAGAAGAATGATGGCTGAAGCCTGCGAGTGGCTGAGTGATCACGTCCCTAATGAACTGCATGTGACCATCCGCTGTCTCTGCCGGGTGTCATGTGGCAGGCACCggtgctgcagcgctggatggggAGCTGCCAGGATAAGGGggcatttaatttttatttactttaaggcAGTATAACCTTTTTaggtcccggaaaacccctttaatttcttagCAGATTTCTTAAAAACATTGAAAGAACTCTTCTTTGTCAGATAAGAAGAAATTACACGTCGGGTACTAAAAACGGAAGAGGACATAGTGTAGCTTCAGCAAATAGGCAACAGGGAGTGGCTAATGCATTGCCAAAAACACCAAGAGGGCCAGGTACAAAAACAGGGCATACCAAAAGAGGGGCAGACAGGCCCatcgattgcagccaatcagatctcCACTTTCTAAAATCAATAGGCCAAGCAGTCCGAAATATTTTCCCCTCTTACAATATGGCTACCTTACCTGACCCGACCTTAGGGAACAATAGCATACCCCACACAATCCCAAGGGCATGGCTTCATGGTACATCAATCAGACACAAAATCCTATCAGTGTGGGCTCAAAAAATGAGAACAACCTAACCGGACAGAGGACCAAAACACAAAGCGTTTCATAGGCTCATAGGTGAGACGATCCATCATTGGAAACCCCTTCCAGTCTGCTTCATTTGCAAAAAaactttgggaaaaaaatttaaatttcctACCCAACAATCCAAATCTGTAAAAAGCAAGCGCTGTCATTTTTGCAAATTGTTTTACATTTGGGTTTCTGGAACATCGTTGATCAATGCAGCACATTAGCCTTTGTATTTTTTGTGGTAGACATGATACATGCTTGCTAACACAAGGACTGGTATAGTCATATCAAAAAATAGtgcaaatttttttcatttttacatttatatAAATAACTctactcctcccccttttttttccttttcactttttttttttttcttaaacagcaCTCTTTCCAAGTTGGCACTCaaacaaatcccccccccccccacccgcccaTTTTTTAAGTCCATTTTTCTGACGAACGAACATCCCAAAATGTATAGGCCCTTTTCTAATACAAAAATACTTCCCCTCGCTCCTCCTTTTCTCTTAGTTCTCATATAGATTTATATATTGCAAGTCTTTAACAAATAAAGTTTTGTGCAAATATTTCAGGATTTTGTCTCCTTTTAACGTTAAgtgaaatacttaaaaaaaaaaaaaaaattacatttatatatatagatataaggtGATGGGGTATATAGGTAAGCACTCACGCAGGCTAGTCAACTTCTTAAGGTCAACTGTGTAAAGGAATCCAAGACACAGCTAAACATATAAACAGGATTGCAAGCTTCCTTGGCTTGTGCATTCAAACCAGACAAAACAACTAAATATTTATACAGGAAGAAGGTGAAGAGGCCGGGAGGGTTTTCttgcttaactttttttttttcttctttccctcctccccgtcttcttttaaaagtttttttttttgcccccgcAATCTGTTGGTCATCAGAAAGGCACGCAACCATCTCGGTAATTGCGACCCCAGCCGACAACGAAACGGGCCAGCTTAGAAGTGCAGTGTTTATGGAGTTTTCAACTTTTTGTCATTCAGTACTTTTGATCCTAGAAAGGCTGTCCTTTTTGTTTGTCCTTGTCTTTGCTCCGTGCAACTGTGCTATCGAGAACATTGCTTTGCAAGTGAAGTCTGCTGCTTTCTAATATTGAAGGAGTGCCTGTGTTCTGCTGatgctggtaaaatgaagacCCGGGGTAATGACCTATGACCTCGCTATAGGTTGGAGGCGGCCCTTCCATCCTCCCGTTGCTGCCGTAAGAGGTGGCACTCACTCCAGAGTTGCTGCTTGGCGGGCAAGGTCCTCCGTAGACCGAACTATCGATTAAGTCGCTGTCAAAGATGGTTCGATTGGGAGGTGCCCGCACACTCTCTCGATTCAGTTCCATCTGTTGTTCGGGATCGCGGAGCTGTAACGTGCAGGGTCCTTGGTACGGTGGTGGTTCCTCTCCGTCTGATAACGAGATGGTGGGTGGGAGGTCGATCTCGTGCTGGATGTAGGGGTAGGTAGGCTGGAAGCGGTTGAAGCGATCTCTCTGGAGGAATGGTGGGATGCTgagtctgtctgagggtcttggTGTGTAAATGTGCTGTAGGGGGCAGTAAAAGACACAATGTGAATAGGGAATGCTTAGATCTTATCCATATAGaatcaatatacatatacagtgaaGCCTATACCTTATCCTTATAGATTCCATCTGTAAATTCTGAACCATGAATGGAGATTTTTTAGGTCacgtacttttttttcttttacacctaCTACGTCTTTTAAGCATAAAGCTAGCTTTGGTCTATACATCTCATACTAGAATGGCAATCCAAAAATATTAAAGAGCCCAATGTTATCATTTAGTGTAGAAGGCACTCTGAAGCCTCTCAagcccacaagttaccccatatCTAGAATCCCACTAGTGCTACAAGCTTGGCGATACTACTTCCGCTTTGCCATCTTACCTCTGACACCCCGTTTCCTGACACTGTGCTCTCCGATGGCCACAGGCTTCCTTCCTATGTCAGACAAAGAGAAACATCATGAGTATCTGTGTGTGACCCCAGTAGAGTGTCCTACtcaactttattttttctttcgaaATATGGCCTTGGGGGAAATTCCACTTTTGCCAATCAGGGGTTCAGGATAAGGAACTTTAGTGCTGTAACATTTTAATGCACAAGATAAGTTTTTGTAGTGCTTAATCTATTGACCATCTGATACAGGTAGGGTCAGCTTTCTGAAACATTTGAAAAAATCAACTCCAACCTATTgatttgtttttgatttttttttgtctactgATGGTCAGCCCCATTGGCAAAAGCACTGAAGGTTGCATTAGGCACAGAGATGATCTTAAGACTTTTggatagtgttgagcgaactcgAGAAAAATTTGGTTAGGCCAGTTTGTGAAAtttcggcaaaaagtttggttgagtccgaattagtttgaaccaaactagaacttaaaggagatgtcccgaggcagcaagtggggttatacacttctgtatggccataataatgcactttgtaatatacattgtgcattaattatgagccatacagaagttataaaaagttttttacttacctgctccgttgctagcgtcctggtctccatggtgccgactaatttttggcctccgatggccaaattagccgcgcttgcgcagtccgggtcttctgctgttctctatggggctccgtgtagctccgtgtagctccgccccgtcacgtgccgattccagccaatcaggaggctggaatcggcagtggaccgcacagaagagctgcggtccacgaagatagaggatcccggcggccatcttcagcggtaagtattgaagtcaccggaccgccgggattcaggtaagcgctgtgcgggtggtttttttaacccctgcatcggggttgtctcgcgccgaacgggggggggggggtttaaaaaaaaaaaacaacccgtttcggcgcgggacatctcctttaaccaatAGTCCTAAAACTGGCGTATAACATTGTCCAAGAGGCATAAAGCCTTGTATAAcagaaggggaaagaaaaaaaaaaaaagttttctcctTCTAGTGGGTTCAGCCAAGAAAAGTGCCCAAGGTTCAGGTTCACAACGAACCTAACTTTCAGCAAAGTTTGACTCAAAACATTGTTTTACTGTTCTGGTTCACTCAACACCACTCTTGGCCGAAGGCAGGCTCCCTTTTGCCCACCAGATCTACAGAAACATTTAAAGAATTATTTTTGTACATGGTATAATAATATTTTGACAAATTGGAAACGTACTTTGTTGCTCTGATAGGCACGGAGTATTTTTTAGCATTTGGTATAGCGTTCTCCAACCAGCACTCAGACTGATCAGGCAGCCAAGTAATCCCACTAATATGTGTGTGCGAATCAGTTGATCTTTATCATAAACCAACCTCATTTAGAGAGACGGTACACTGTGCAGATCAAGGGCAGAAAGTAACCTCTGTCTACAAGTATGTCTCCAAGTATGGTCTTGTTGGCCACCCATTGGTGCCAGAAGTTTGCCAATGCCGAACTGTGAGACATGACCCTCTTGGAATACTAGCATATGGGGCAGGCATGTATATGCGTACAAAGCTGAAGTTCTCATTAGCTTCTGACCTTAGTGGGGTCCATGAGCTGTGACTATCCTCATGAATTCAGAGAATAGGCTGCTCTATTTGACAATGAGCCCAAAGCTTTTGGACTGCTTAaaagtttccaaaaaaaaaaaaaaggtgtatggGAGCCAGTACAGGGACCCCCCAATGAGGTCATCGAAAGAGGGTCTGAAGCAAGAGATTGTAATAGTTCTATAGACCATCTGCAGCCAATTTAGTTGCCTATACCATGGCAGCAAAATATCGCAGTCCTCAAACTGTCCgatgagggccagaaaaattgagACTTACCGAAGACAAATTCTCCTCCCGCCTCCTGCCCTGACTGTGCCGGTGGATGAAGGATCGTGCAGAAAGCTTGTAGTGGTTTAGGAGACACGTGATCACGACGACCATCACCATCATCACCACAACAATGATGATTATCTGAACGAATTCCAGTTCCGCTGCAaggaagagggaggacatgattaGCTGAAGTTACAAGGAAGCTTGAGCAGATGTGATCATTGAGAAAGAAGCATCTCCACCCATGGTTCAATCTTGGATCTACAAAGCTTTCCCAGTTGACCACAGACATGCAGGCCAATGAAATCGGTAACCAAACTTAGTGCAGATTATCTGCATATCTATGACAACAAGACAATTCTGACCTAAACCGAGTTGGAAAATTTACAGATGTTCTTAAAAGGGGACTCCAGGGTTTCTTAAGATGAAGGGAAAGGTCACTGGGACAGCTTTTGTTCCTGCTTGTAGAGTTCCACGGCAGGCTACCAAGAGTTATGCCTCCCCTCCCAACCAATGCATCGCTGGCTGTCCATGATCTAACCCCCACTTGTAACTGAATGGGTTAGGGTGAATTTCCATTGTCTTTTTGTTATAGCGCCCAGACATGGAAGTTCTGCCAAACAGcacgaagaagaaaaaaaaaaaaaaaaaaaaaggataccgCTGTTTGATAACTTGTATAATGATTAACCAAGAAACAGCCATACAATGCAGAGCTTTATAGAGTAGTGTTAACAAACAAAACTGGTGGACACATGTGACTCAATGTCAGCCAGTGGCTAGATATGGGccgtgaatataaaaaaaaaaaacaaaaaaaaacgacaCGATTTCAGTTCCAACGCGATAACAAACTAAGATACGACGCAAAGAACAGATCCTTACTCTATCTGGATGCATAATTTGAGGGGCAAGCGGGCAGGACGGACCGCGTGCCTCATTTCACCTCTGACCCAGTTTGATGTCACTGCTGTCGCAGTGTCTGACTCCCAAGCCTCGTCAATAGACGCCTTTATTCATCTTATCACGCCTCTGAATAATGGGAAACCCAAGAGACGACGCTAGAAGACAAAACGGGGAGGTTTCGGAAGGGTCTGAGGGTCGATGAAGATACGTTTAAAACTAGAACATCCCTGGAACGATCAATGAGAACACCAGGAGAAAGGACAAGAACAGAAGTAGTACTATGAAGAAGCATGCCCTCAAAAATACTTGGCAAGTGTCCCACCCCTGTGTCACCGTACAGCAGAACGGAGGCCAGCAACTTCAAGAGGCCAATCTTGTTTTGCCAAAAGGCAAATAGCCAAACGGATTCATCCAATGTTTTGGGCAGTGAAATTTAAAAGTTGGGCACAAAAATGTGCCAATCTACTCAAATCAAGTTCTAAATACTGTTCAGTTTTGAGAGTCAAAGACAATGATGGCCGTAGTAGGACAACCATAACGGTCTATCTGGTGAAGATTTTTTGTAAAACATCCATTTTGAAAACTTCCCTTTATTTAAGTTTATTTTTGGTCATAAAGTCACCTCTAATCTGGGCTCTACATTGTTTTTGCCATTGATTGCCGTCACAGTATACAGAAAGCATCGCCTGTCATTGCCAGGCAGCAGAGTTCCCGGCTAAACGACCCCACAAAAGTGGCGGACCCTCGCTGTGCCCTGCAATGATTGAGGATTGCCTCTGTGGCCTTCTCTTGGCAGCGCCAGCTCTCGGGAAGTACATTCCAGATGTAATTGCCCTGCCCTTGTCATGATGACCAGTGATTCACAGACTCCAAGCTGGCAGCAAAATAAAGACTTCTTTAAAGCTACATGCAGCGTCCTGGAGAAGCAGCCCCTCCTCCGCTATGAGCCAAGTCCTTGTACAGGCTCCCTGGGAGGAACCCCGGCTCGGAGGCCAGCAGACACGACAAGTTCCGTGCAGATCAAGCTTTGCAATCATCATCAAGGATGCCATAATGGCAATCACTGCCAAACTCTTAACACTCCCTGAACCAGGTGGAAAAATTTCTTCAAAAATGTTCAtagtcctgcaaaaaaatgtGGGCTTTGTtgaagtgggggaaaaaaaggcataaaactaaaaaaaaaaaaaaagttttaaaaaagtttataatGATTTTCTTCCAAAAGGTTTTTGGCGTTTGTTAGGAAACCACACAAGCTACAAACATACAAGGTTTGACATCAGCAGTTGTGCCCGGGGGTACTTCTGCAGTTACTTGATGCCAATGATCCGGTATCTCTGGACTACAACCCTCCAACTACAGGGAGGACACCAGAAACGGCCCCCATAGGCATTAGACAATTATTTCGTCATCTAGCAAGACTTGATGACGGTCCTCATCCATGGTGACTTTGGTAGGGTGGCACCTGCAATTGACCTAGTTTAAAAAAACTCAACCAGTGCCAAGGCCAATGGGGGCATCTGGCATGCATAAACTGCCCAAGTATACACTATGCTGacaaaaagtattggcacccccccACCACCAACTGCAAGTGGGCAGGCAAAAGAGATATAATGCAAATCAGATATGAGCATCTTCTATATAAAACACATAATCTGTTAgtttgtgtcgtatacacatccacagttctggtcggATATGAGTGACGTTTAGCCTGAGCGTTCTGCAGCACTGGCAGCaaatactggcggaattaaaaactcaccgacttcccctgtaatttttgttgccaacagcaaccaatcacagctcagctttcttttcttatactgctaaggtaaaatgaaagctgtgccgtgatttgttgctatgggtaacacagattttcttttggccgGCTTTCATAAGAGTCCGGTGCTGGGCTCAGTTTTGTGGCCACTTTGTATATTACAGGACTGATGGTGATAAAATCATTATTCACCACACGACAATATTACCTAGTTATGAATAAAAAGGAGAGAATCACAtgtatatcccagtacagaaagcatcagatgcccccaggtgtagagcagacaacggggtctggcagggtGATGTCCCcgggtgtagagcagacaacggggtctggcggggggatgtcaccaggtgtagagctgacaacggggtctggtagggtGATGTCACCGGATGcagagcagacaacggggtctggcggggtgaggtcaccaggtgtagagcagacaacggggtctggcagggtGATGTCCCCGGGTGTAGggcagacaacggggtctggcagggtGATGTCCCcgggtgtagagcagacaacggggtctggcggggtgaggtcaccaggtgtagagcagacaacggggtctggcggggtgaggtcaccaggtgtagagcagacaacggggtctggcggggtgaggtcaccaggtgtagagcagacaacggggtctggcggggtgaggtcaccaggtgtagagcagacaacggggtctggcggggtgaggtcaccaggtgtagagcagacaacggggtctggcggggtgaggtcaccaggtgtagagcagacaacggggtctggcggggggatgccaccaaccaatcagtacagacATCGCAGattctggaccttccagagtccactgttggccatgttattgggagatggagacaACCcagtgtgtgcggtgccgccacgttcagggagac
This genomic interval carries:
- the PMEPA1 gene encoding protein TMEPAI is translated as MYDLMGLNSTSSAIQSNVSCSCNCKRSLFQSMEITELEFVQIIIIVVVMMVMVVVITCLLNHYKLSARSFIHRHSQGRRREENLSSEGSLWPSESTVSGNGVSEHIYTPRPSDRLSIPPFLQRDRFNRFQPTYPYIQHEIDLPPTISLSDGEEPPPYQGPCTLQLRDPEQQMELNRESVRAPPNRTIFDSDLIDSSVYGGPCPPSSNSGVSATSYGSNGRMEGPPPTYSEVIGHYPGSSFYQHQQNTGTPSILESSRLHLQSNVLDSTVARSKDKDKQKGQPF